From Oncorhynchus masou masou isolate Uvic2021 chromosome 7, UVic_Omas_1.1, whole genome shotgun sequence, one genomic window encodes:
- the LOC135543349 gene encoding uncharacterized protein LOC135543349 isoform X2 produces MPKLTFIGLCFFLYVAQKLVSGDLKVGGEFVLTPDKSTVPDPITSILWKHGKNKVAEWDNDFGGLDIYGLFRGRTTLDQTTGELRLSGLKKTDSGVYSVEFNSKLLDQTYALSVIKAVPKPTITSSCNPDKTSCTLTCEGNTTDAEPVIYSWKKGERAWEVLDKQLSVSKNDTGKSANGIKYTCKLSNAVSSQVSEPVVEVFGPEHSSIGAVVALVVVTIVAFAVIIAEASGSNSPTVQSKPEAGGLPGGVTEEQKHGV; encoded by the exons ATCTTAAAGTGGGAGGTGAGTTCGTGTTGACGCCTGACAAGTCCACAGTACCTGACCCCATCACAAGCATCCTATGGAAGCATGGGAAGAACAAGGTGGCAGAGTGGGACAATGATTTTGGTGGTCTGGATATCTATGGTCTCTTCAGAGGCCGCACAACCCTGGACCAGACTACTGGAGAGCTGAGACTCAGTGGATTGAAGAAAACAGACAGTGGAGTTTATTCTGTGGAGTTCAACAGCAAACTGCTTGACCAGACATATGCATTATCTGTTATCA AGGCAGTCCCCAAACCCACCATCACTTCTTCCTGTAACCCAGACAAAACCTCCTGCACTCTGACCTGTGAGGGCAACACCACTGATGCTGAACCAGTCATCTACAGctggaaaaagggagagagggcgTGGGAGGTCTTAGACAAACAGCTAAGTGTCTCTAAGAACGACACTGGCAAATCAGCCAATGGTATCAAGTACACCTGCAAGCTGAGTAATGCTGTTAGTTCGCAAGTCAGTGAGCCAGTGGTAGAGGTGTTTGGTCCAG AGCATTCCAGTATCGGTGCTGTTGTTGCTTTGGTTGTCGTTACCATTGTAGCGTTTGCTGTCATAATAG CTGAAGCCAGCGGATCCAACAGTCCTACAGTTCAGTCCAAGCCTGAGG CTGGTGGTCTTCCTGGTGGGGTAACTGAGGAGCAGAAACATGGGGTTTGA
- the LOC135543349 gene encoding lymphocyte function-associated antigen 3-like isoform X1, which produces MPKLTFIGLCFFLYVAQKLVSGDLKVGGEFVLTPDKSTVPDPITSILWKHGKNKVAEWDNDFGGLDIYGLFRGRTTLDQTTGELRLSGLKKTDSGVYSVEFNSKLLDQTYALSVIKAVPKPTITSSCNPDKTSCTLTCEGNTTDAEPVIYSWKKGERAWEVLDKQLSVSKNDTGKSANGIKYTCKLSNAVSSQVSEPVVEVFGPEHSSIGAVVALVVVTIVAFAVIIAAEASGSNSPTVQSKPEAGGLPGGVTEEQKHGV; this is translated from the exons ATCTTAAAGTGGGAGGTGAGTTCGTGTTGACGCCTGACAAGTCCACAGTACCTGACCCCATCACAAGCATCCTATGGAAGCATGGGAAGAACAAGGTGGCAGAGTGGGACAATGATTTTGGTGGTCTGGATATCTATGGTCTCTTCAGAGGCCGCACAACCCTGGACCAGACTACTGGAGAGCTGAGACTCAGTGGATTGAAGAAAACAGACAGTGGAGTTTATTCTGTGGAGTTCAACAGCAAACTGCTTGACCAGACATATGCATTATCTGTTATCA AGGCAGTCCCCAAACCCACCATCACTTCTTCCTGTAACCCAGACAAAACCTCCTGCACTCTGACCTGTGAGGGCAACACCACTGATGCTGAACCAGTCATCTACAGctggaaaaagggagagagggcgTGGGAGGTCTTAGACAAACAGCTAAGTGTCTCTAAGAACGACACTGGCAAATCAGCCAATGGTATCAAGTACACCTGCAAGCTGAGTAATGCTGTTAGTTCGCAAGTCAGTGAGCCAGTGGTAGAGGTGTTTGGTCCAG AGCATTCCAGTATCGGTGCTGTTGTTGCTTTGGTTGTCGTTACCATTGTAGCGTTTGCTGTCATAATAG CAGCTGAAGCCAGCGGATCCAACAGTCCTACAGTTCAGTCCAAGCCTGAGG CTGGTGGTCTTCCTGGTGGGGTAACTGAGGAGCAGAAACATGGGGTTTGA
- the LOC135543349 gene encoding lymphocyte function-associated antigen 3-like isoform X3: MDLKVGGEFVLTPDKSTVPDPITSILWKHGKNKVAEWDNDFGGLDIYGLFRGRTTLDQTTGELRLSGLKKTDSGVYSVEFNSKLLDQTYALSVIKAVPKPTITSSCNPDKTSCTLTCEGNTTDAEPVIYSWKKGERAWEVLDKQLSVSKNDTGKSANGIKYTCKLSNAVSSQVSEPVVEVFGPEHSSIGAVVALVVVTIVAFAVIIAAEASGSNSPTVQSKPEAGGLPGGVTEEQKHGV; this comes from the exons ATGG ATCTTAAAGTGGGAGGTGAGTTCGTGTTGACGCCTGACAAGTCCACAGTACCTGACCCCATCACAAGCATCCTATGGAAGCATGGGAAGAACAAGGTGGCAGAGTGGGACAATGATTTTGGTGGTCTGGATATCTATGGTCTCTTCAGAGGCCGCACAACCCTGGACCAGACTACTGGAGAGCTGAGACTCAGTGGATTGAAGAAAACAGACAGTGGAGTTTATTCTGTGGAGTTCAACAGCAAACTGCTTGACCAGACATATGCATTATCTGTTATCA AGGCAGTCCCCAAACCCACCATCACTTCTTCCTGTAACCCAGACAAAACCTCCTGCACTCTGACCTGTGAGGGCAACACCACTGATGCTGAACCAGTCATCTACAGctggaaaaagggagagagggcgTGGGAGGTCTTAGACAAACAGCTAAGTGTCTCTAAGAACGACACTGGCAAATCAGCCAATGGTATCAAGTACACCTGCAAGCTGAGTAATGCTGTTAGTTCGCAAGTCAGTGAGCCAGTGGTAGAGGTGTTTGGTCCAG AGCATTCCAGTATCGGTGCTGTTGTTGCTTTGGTTGTCGTTACCATTGTAGCGTTTGCTGTCATAATAG CAGCTGAAGCCAGCGGATCCAACAGTCCTACAGTTCAGTCCAAGCCTGAGG CTGGTGGTCTTCCTGGTGGGGTAACTGAGGAGCAGAAACATGGGGTTTGA